A DNA window from Zingiber officinale cultivar Zhangliang chromosome 3A, Zo_v1.1, whole genome shotgun sequence contains the following coding sequences:
- the LOC122053409 gene encoding transcription factor RAX2-like — translation MGRAPCCDKSKVKKGPWSPEEDNQLREHIEKHGTGGNWIALPQKAGLRRCGKSCRLRWLNYLRPNIKHGDFSDDEDRIICSLFANIGSRWSIIASQLPGRTDNDIKNYWNTKLKKKLLGLPPSHRNNKQLHYQIKQQQTDVLPAASYISSAVLTELDQGGMPVLPSHCFFSSAMDFNPAYVPQGPQNDSIGSSLISFDQQSCCSSSDASSYGLYESFRQLLGSATAAEKLMHGGFNFDFEEVKPHDAYNLDSCFRNLYN, via the exons ATGGGGAGGGCACCTTGCTGTGACAAGTCCAAAGTGAAGAAGGGCCCTTGGTCTCCAGAGGAAGACAACCAGCTCAGAGAGCACATAGAGAAGCATGGCACAGGAGGAAATTGGATTGCTCTCCCTCAAAAAGCTG GGTTGAGGAGGTGCGGAAAGAGTTGCAGGCTGAGATGGCTCAACTATTTGAGGCCTAACATAAAGCATGGGGACTTCTCTGATGATGAGGACAGGATCATTTGCAGCCTCTTTGCTAACATTGGAAGCAG ATGGTCCATCATTGCTTCTCAGCTCCCTGGAAGGACGGACAACGACATCAAGAACTACTGGAACACTAAGCTGAAGAAGAAGCTACTCGGCCTGCCACCATCACACAGAAACAACAAGCAGCTTCATTACCAGATCAAGCAGCAACAGACGGATGTTTTGCCTGCCGCTTCATATATCTCATCTGCAGTACTTACAGAGCTGGATCAGGGGGGGATGCCAGTGCTGCCTTCTCATTGCTTCTTCAGTTCTGCCATGGATTTCAATCCTGCTTACGTTCCTCAAGGCCCCCAAAACGACTCCATCGGGAGCAGCCTCATCAGCTTCGATCAGCAGAGCTGCTGCAGCTCATCTGATGCCAGCAGCTATGGCCTGTACGAGAGTTTCAGGCAGCTCTTGGGGAGTGCTACTGCTGCTGAGAAGCTGATGCACGGCGGTTTCAACTTTGACTTTGAGGAGGTGAAGCCTCACGATGCATATAATTTGGACTCATGCTTCAGGAACCTATACAACTAG